A stretch of the Lolium perenne isolate Kyuss_39 chromosome 3, Kyuss_2.0, whole genome shotgun sequence genome encodes the following:
- the LOC127341733 gene encoding peptide-N4-(N-acetyl-beta-glucosaminyl)asparagine amidase A-like: MFTLNSQSSVGHNGARTMPTSSAPRLLFLCFTLLSHFHSSVATPSHLRLSVQDIATVEAAQPARHRAKAKTTFFEVDRPLRPPRGSSGPCSTLLLSHSFALTLTKPPVTTAYSPPSCLRGAGDVSLAVLEWRADCHGVQYDRIFGVWLGGAELLRGSTAEPRPGGVTWSVHKDVTKYTSLLATGNSTLAVYLGNLIDDTYNGVYYANLTLHLYFHRKAQSAPTPAASAPADLIVPVSRSLPLDDGLWFVVQNGTGVESTRVAVPANAYRAVLEVYVSSHYSDEFWYMNTPDQNGPFREVTVQLDGDVVGAVWPFPVIYTGGINPLIWRPITSIGSFNLPTYDIELTPFLGKLLDNKDHEVGFAVTNAQNSWYVNANLHLWLDPKASTTAGGLISHDAPKLAGGINSHSLDGIDGEYRATASRNISATGWVSSSRGNITTTFAQRLNFANTNVVSKNGSEQAINQTIDAHTEVGGGGTYAHQLHHSFPLYIFLGGNGSGTSSQRLMRKVQIGFMESRSGAVAGTSTLRNEQVAEAVVVLRDDQVAGASWRMHQVYNYGASNGACYVRNVTSVGYDVLFDHDEASCGGTGRR; the protein is encoded by the coding sequence ATGTTCACTTTAAATTCTCAATCTTCAGTCGGACACAACGGAGCGCGCACAATGCCTACCTCCTCCGCTCCCCGCCTCCTCTTCCTCTGCTTCACTCTGCTCTCCCACTTCCACTCCTCCGTCGCTACGCCGAGCCACCTCCGCCTCTCCGTCCAGGACATCGCCACCGTCGAGGCGGCACAGCCGGCTCGACACCGTGCCAAGGCCAAGACCACCTTCTTCGAGGTCGACCGGCCGCTCCGCCCGCCGCGTGGGAGCTCGGGGCCCTGCTCCACGCTCCTCCTCTCCCACTCATTCGCGCTCACGCTCACCAAGCCGCCCGTCACCACCGCCTACTCGCCGCCGTCCTGCCTGCGCGGCGCGGGGGACGTCTCCCTCGCCGTCCTCGAGTGGCGCGCCGACTGCCACGGCGTCCAGTACGACCGCATCTTCGGCGTCTGGCTCGGCGGCGCCGAGCTCCTCCGCGGCAGCACCGCCGAGCCGCGCCCCGGCGGGGTCACCTGGTCGGTGCACAAGGACGTCACTAAATACACGTCCCTCCTCGCCACCGGCAACTCCACCCTCGCCGTCTACCTCGGCAACCTCATCGACGACACCTACAACGGCGTCTACTACGCCAACCTCACGCTCCACCTCTACTTCCACCGCAAGGCCCAGTCGGCCCCAACCCCGGCAGCGTCGGCGCCCGCGGACCTGATCGTGCCCGTGTCAAGGAGCCTGCCTCTCGATGATGGGCTGTGGTTCGTGGTCCAGAACGGCACCGGCGTCGAGTCCACGCGCGTCGCCGTGCCGGCCAACGCGTACCGCGCCGTGCTCGAGGTCTACGTCTCCTCCCACTACTCGGACGAGTTCTGGTACATGAACACGCCGGACCAGAACGGGCCGTTCCGCGAGGTCACCGTCCAGCTCGACGGCGACGTCGTGGGCGCCGTCTGGCCGTTCCCGGTGATCTACACCGGCGGCATCAACCCGCTCATCTGGCGCCCCATCACCAGCATTGGCTCCTTCAACCTGCCCACCTACGACATCGAGCTCACCCCTTTCCTGGGCAAGCTGTTAGACAACAAGGACCACGAGGTCGGGTTCGCGGTCACCAACGCGCAGAACTCGTGGTACGTCAACGCCAACCTCCACCTCTGGCTCGATCCCAAGGCGTCCACCACCGCCGGCGGTCTCATCTCCCACGACGCGCCCAAGCTGGCGGGAGGCATCAACTCCCACTCCCTGGACGGCATCGACGGCGAGTACCGCGCGACGGCGAGCCGCAACATCTCGGCGACAGGGTGGGTGagctcgtcccgcggcaacattACCACCACGTTTGCCCAGCGGCTGAACTTCGCGAACACGAACGTGGTGAGCAAGAACGGAAGCGAGCAGGCGATCAACCAGACCATCGACGCGCACAccgaggtcggcggcggcggcacgtaCGCGCACCAGCTGCACCACAGCTTCCCGCTCTACATCTTCCTCGGCGGCAACGGCAGCGGCACCTCGTCGCAGCGGCTGATGCGGAAGGTGCAGATCGGGTTCATGGAGTCCCGCTCCGGCGCCGTCGCGGGAACGAGCACGCTGCGCAACGAGCAGGTGGCGGAGGCGGTGGTGGTGCTCCGGGACGACCAGGTGGCCGGCGCGTCGTGGCGGATGCACCAGGTCTACAACTACGGCGCCAGCAACGGCGCCTGCTACGTCAGGAACGTCACCAGCGTCGGCTACGACGTGCTTTTCGACCATGATGAGGCGTCGTGCGGCGGCACGGGACGACGTTGA